The following coding sequences are from one Lolium rigidum isolate FL_2022 chromosome 6, APGP_CSIRO_Lrig_0.1, whole genome shotgun sequence window:
- the LOC124662197 gene encoding probable WRKY transcription factor 51, producing MLATVLIRGNSAAAAAGNKIAFRTRSEEEVLDDGYKWRKYGKKSVKNSPNPRNYYRCSTEGCSVKKRVERDRDDTNYVVTMYEGVHNHASPGTIYYASRDPATGRFFVAGMHSQGPG from the exons ATGCTGGCTACGGTGCTCATCCGAGGTAA ctccgcggcggcggcggccgggaacaAGATCGCGTTCCGGACGAGGTCGGAGGAGGAGGTGCTCGACGACGGCTACAAGTGGAGGAAGTACGGCAAGAAGTCGGTCAAGAACAGCCCTAACCCAAG GAACTACTACCGATGTTCGACGGAGGGATGCAGCGTGAAGAAGAGGGTAGAGAGAGACAGAGACGACACGAACTATGTCGTGACAATGTACGAGGGGGTTCACAACCACGCGAGCCCGGGCACAATTTACTATGCTTCTCGAGATCCTGCTACAGGTCGCTTCTTCGTCGCTGGCATGCATAGCCAAGGTCCTGGATGA